The following proteins come from a genomic window of Bos mutus isolate GX-2022 chromosome 23, NWIPB_WYAK_1.1, whole genome shotgun sequence:
- the AGER gene encoding advanced glycosylation end product-specific receptor isoform X2 codes for MAAGAVVGAWMLVLSLGGTVTGDQNITARIGKPLVLNCKGAPKKPPQQLEWKLNTGRTEAWRVLSPQGDPWDSVARVLPNGSLLLPAVGIQDEGTFRCRATSRSGKETKSNYRVRVYQIPGKPEIVDPASELMAGVPNKVGTCVSEGGYPAGTLNWLLDGKTLIPDGKGVSVKEETKRHPKTGLFTLHSELMVTPARGGALHPTFSCSFTPGLPRRRALHTAPIQLRVWSERRGGEGPNVDAVPLKEVQLVVEPEGGAVAPGGTVTLTCEAPAQPPPQIHWIKDGRPLPLPPGPMLLLPEVGPEDQGTYSCVATHPSHGPQESRAVSVSIIETGEEGTTAGSVEGPGLETLALTLGILGGLGTVALLIGVIVWHQRRQRKGQERKVPENQEEEEEERAELNQPEEPEAAESSTGGP; via the exons ATGGCAGCAGGGGCAGTGGTCGGAGCCTGGATGCTAGTCCTCAGTCTGGGGG GGACAGTCACGGGGGACCAAAACATCACAGCCCGGATCGGGAAGCCACTGGTGCTGAACTGCAAGGGAGCCCCCAAGAAACCACCCCAGCAGCTGGAATGGAAACTG aACACAGGCCGGACAGAAGCTTGGAGAGTCCTGTCTCCCCAGGGAGACCCCTGGGATAGCGTGGCTCGGGTCCTCCCCAACGGCTCCCTCCTCCTGCCGGCTGTTGGGATCCAGGATGAGGGGACTTTCCGGTGCCGGGCAACGAGCCGGAGCGGAAAGGAGACCAAGTCTAACTACCGAGTCCGAGTCTATC AGATTCCTGGGAAGCCAGAAATTGTTGATCCTGCCTCTGAACTCATGGCTGGTGTCCCCAATAAG GTGGGGACATGTGTGTCCGAGGGGGGCTACCCTGCAGGGACTCTTAACTGGCTCTTGGATGGGAAAACTCTGATTCCTGATGGCAAAG GAGTGTCAGTGAAGGAAGAGACCAAGAGACACCCAAAGACAGGGCTTTTCACGCTCCATTCGGAGCTGATGGTGACCCCAGCTCGGGGAGGAGCTCTCCACCCCACCTTCTCCTGTAGCTTCACCCCTGGCCTTCCCCGGCGCCGAGCCCTGCACACGGCCCCCATCCAGCTCAGGGTCTGGAGTGAGCGCCGAGGTGGGGAGGGCCCCAACGTGG ACGCTGTGCCACTGAAGGAAGTCCAGTTGGTGGTAGAGCCAGAAGGGGGAGCAGTAGCTCCTGGTGGTACTGTGACCTTGACCTGTGAAGCCCCCGCCCAGCCTCCACCTCAAATCCACTGGATCAAGGAT ggcaggcccctgccccttccccctgGCCCCATGCTGCTCCTCCCAGAGGTAGGGCCTGAGGACCAGGGAACCTACAGTTGTGTGGCCACCCATCCCAGCCATGGGCCCCAGGAGAGCCGTGCTGTCAGCGTCAGCATCATCG AAACAGGCGAGGAGGGGACGACTGCAG GCTCTGTGGAAGGGCCGGGGCTGGAAACCCTAGCCCTGACCCTGGGGATCCTGGGAGGCCTGGGGACAGTCGCCCTGCTCATTGGGGTCATCGTGTGGCATCAAAGGCGGCAACGCAAAGGACAGGAGAG GAAGGTCCCGGAAaaccaggaggaggaagaggaggagagagcgGAACTGAACCAGCCAGAGGAGCCCGAGGCGGCAGAGAGCAGCACAGGAGGGCCTTGA
- the AGER gene encoding advanced glycosylation end product-specific receptor isoform X3, protein MAAGAVVGAWMLVLSLGGTVTGDQNITARIGKPLVLNCKGAPKKPPQQLEWKLNTGRTEAWRVLSPQGDPWDSVARVLPNGSLLLPAVGIQDEGTFRCRATSRSGKETKSNYRVRVYQIPGKPEIVDPASELMAGVPNKVGTCVSEGGYPAGTLNWLLDGKTLIPDGKGVSVKEETKRHPKTGLFTLHSELMVTPARGGALHPTFSCSFTPGLPRRRALHTAPIQLRVWSERRDAVPLKEVQLVVEPEGGAVAPGGTVTLTCEAPAQPPPQIHWIKDGRPLPLPPGPMLLLPEVGPEDQGTYSCVATHPSHGPQESRAVSVSIIETGEEGTTAGSVEGPGLETLALTLGILGGLGTVALLIGVIVWHQRRQRKGQERKVPENQEEEEEERAELNQPEEPEAAESSTGGP, encoded by the exons ATGGCAGCAGGGGCAGTGGTCGGAGCCTGGATGCTAGTCCTCAGTCTGGGGG GGACAGTCACGGGGGACCAAAACATCACAGCCCGGATCGGGAAGCCACTGGTGCTGAACTGCAAGGGAGCCCCCAAGAAACCACCCCAGCAGCTGGAATGGAAACTG aACACAGGCCGGACAGAAGCTTGGAGAGTCCTGTCTCCCCAGGGAGACCCCTGGGATAGCGTGGCTCGGGTCCTCCCCAACGGCTCCCTCCTCCTGCCGGCTGTTGGGATCCAGGATGAGGGGACTTTCCGGTGCCGGGCAACGAGCCGGAGCGGAAAGGAGACCAAGTCTAACTACCGAGTCCGAGTCTATC AGATTCCTGGGAAGCCAGAAATTGTTGATCCTGCCTCTGAACTCATGGCTGGTGTCCCCAATAAG GTGGGGACATGTGTGTCCGAGGGGGGCTACCCTGCAGGGACTCTTAACTGGCTCTTGGATGGGAAAACTCTGATTCCTGATGGCAAAG GAGTGTCAGTGAAGGAAGAGACCAAGAGACACCCAAAGACAGGGCTTTTCACGCTCCATTCGGAGCTGATGGTGACCCCAGCTCGGGGAGGAGCTCTCCACCCCACCTTCTCCTGTAGCTTCACCCCTGGCCTTCCCCGGCGCCGAGCCCTGCACACGGCCCCCATCCAGCTCAGGGTCTGGAGTGAGCGCCGAG ACGCTGTGCCACTGAAGGAAGTCCAGTTGGTGGTAGAGCCAGAAGGGGGAGCAGTAGCTCCTGGTGGTACTGTGACCTTGACCTGTGAAGCCCCCGCCCAGCCTCCACCTCAAATCCACTGGATCAAGGAT ggcaggcccctgccccttccccctgGCCCCATGCTGCTCCTCCCAGAGGTAGGGCCTGAGGACCAGGGAACCTACAGTTGTGTGGCCACCCATCCCAGCCATGGGCCCCAGGAGAGCCGTGCTGTCAGCGTCAGCATCATCG AAACAGGCGAGGAGGGGACGACTGCAG GCTCTGTGGAAGGGCCGGGGCTGGAAACCCTAGCCCTGACCCTGGGGATCCTGGGAGGCCTGGGGACAGTCGCCCTGCTCATTGGGGTCATCGTGTGGCATCAAAGGCGGCAACGCAAAGGACAGGAGAG GAAGGTCCCGGAAaaccaggaggaggaagaggaggagagagcgGAACTGAACCAGCCAGAGGAGCCCGAGGCGGCAGAGAGCAGCACAGGAGGGCCTTGA
- the AGER gene encoding advanced glycosylation end product-specific receptor isoform X1, with the protein MAAGAVVGAWMLVLSLGGTVTGDQNITARIGKPLVLNCKGAPKKPPQQLEWKLNTGRTEAWRVLSPQGDPWDSVARVLPNGSLLLPAVGIQDEGTFRCRATSRSGKETKSNYRVRVYQIPGKPEIVDPASELMAGVPNKVGTCVSEGGYPAGTLNWLLDGKTLIPDGKGVSVKEETKRHPKTGLFTLHSELMVTPARGGALHPTFSCSFTPGLPRRRALHTAPIQLRVWSERRGGEGPNVGEHMSEYAVPLKEVQLVVEPEGGAVAPGGTVTLTCEAPAQPPPQIHWIKDGRPLPLPPGPMLLLPEVGPEDQGTYSCVATHPSHGPQESRAVSVSIIETGEEGTTAGSVEGPGLETLALTLGILGGLGTVALLIGVIVWHQRRQRKGQERKVPENQEEEEEERAELNQPEEPEAAESSTGGP; encoded by the exons ATGGCAGCAGGGGCAGTGGTCGGAGCCTGGATGCTAGTCCTCAGTCTGGGGG GGACAGTCACGGGGGACCAAAACATCACAGCCCGGATCGGGAAGCCACTGGTGCTGAACTGCAAGGGAGCCCCCAAGAAACCACCCCAGCAGCTGGAATGGAAACTG aACACAGGCCGGACAGAAGCTTGGAGAGTCCTGTCTCCCCAGGGAGACCCCTGGGATAGCGTGGCTCGGGTCCTCCCCAACGGCTCCCTCCTCCTGCCGGCTGTTGGGATCCAGGATGAGGGGACTTTCCGGTGCCGGGCAACGAGCCGGAGCGGAAAGGAGACCAAGTCTAACTACCGAGTCCGAGTCTATC AGATTCCTGGGAAGCCAGAAATTGTTGATCCTGCCTCTGAACTCATGGCTGGTGTCCCCAATAAG GTGGGGACATGTGTGTCCGAGGGGGGCTACCCTGCAGGGACTCTTAACTGGCTCTTGGATGGGAAAACTCTGATTCCTGATGGCAAAG GAGTGTCAGTGAAGGAAGAGACCAAGAGACACCCAAAGACAGGGCTTTTCACGCTCCATTCGGAGCTGATGGTGACCCCAGCTCGGGGAGGAGCTCTCCACCCCACCTTCTCCTGTAGCTTCACCCCTGGCCTTCCCCGGCGCCGAGCCCTGCACACGGCCCCCATCCAGCTCAGGGTCTGGAGTGAGCGCCGAGGTGGGGAGGGCCCCAACGTGGGTGAGCACATGTCAGAAT ACGCTGTGCCACTGAAGGAAGTCCAGTTGGTGGTAGAGCCAGAAGGGGGAGCAGTAGCTCCTGGTGGTACTGTGACCTTGACCTGTGAAGCCCCCGCCCAGCCTCCACCTCAAATCCACTGGATCAAGGAT ggcaggcccctgccccttccccctgGCCCCATGCTGCTCCTCCCAGAGGTAGGGCCTGAGGACCAGGGAACCTACAGTTGTGTGGCCACCCATCCCAGCCATGGGCCCCAGGAGAGCCGTGCTGTCAGCGTCAGCATCATCG AAACAGGCGAGGAGGGGACGACTGCAG GCTCTGTGGAAGGGCCGGGGCTGGAAACCCTAGCCCTGACCCTGGGGATCCTGGGAGGCCTGGGGACAGTCGCCCTGCTCATTGGGGTCATCGTGTGGCATCAAAGGCGGCAACGCAAAGGACAGGAGAG GAAGGTCCCGGAAaaccaggaggaggaagaggaggagagagcgGAACTGAACCAGCCAGAGGAGCCCGAGGCGGCAGAGAGCAGCACAGGAGGGCCTTGA
- the PBX2 gene encoding pre-B-cell leukemia transcription factor 2 isoform X1 — MDERLLGPPPPGGGRGALGLVGGEPGGPGEPPGGGDPGGGSGGVPGGRGKQDIGDILQQIMTITDQSLDEAQAKKHALNCHRMKPALFSVLCEIKEKTGLSIRSSQEEEPVDPQLMRLDNMLLAEGVAGPEKGGGSAAAAAAAAASGGGVSPDNSIEHSDYRSKLAQIRHIYHSELEKYEQACNEFTTHVMNLLREQSRTRPVAPKEMERMVSIIHRKFSAIQMQLKQSTCEAVMILRSRFLDARRKRRNFSKQATEVLNEYFYSHLSNPYPSEEAKEELAKKCGITVSQVSNWFGNKRIRYKKNIGKFQEEANIYAVKTAVSVTQGGHSRTSSPTPPSSAGSGGSFNLSGSGDMFLGMPGLNGDSYSASQVESLRHSMGPGGYGDNLGGGQMYSPREMRANGGWQEAVTPSSVTSPTEGPGSVHSDTSN; from the exons ATGGACGAGCGGCTGCTGGGGCCGCCCCCTCCAGGCGGGGGCCGGGGGGCCCTTGGATTGGTGGGTGGGGAGCCTGGGGGCCCTGGCGAACCTCCCGGTGGCGGAGACCCCGGTGGGGGTAGCGGGGGGGTCCCGGGAGGCCGAGGGAAGCAAGACATCGGGGACATTCTGCAGCAGATAATGACCATCACCGACCAGAGCCTGGATGAGGCCCAGGCCAA GAAACACGCCCTAAACTGCCACCGCATGAAGCCTGCTCTCTTTAGCGTCCTGTGTGAAATCAAGGAGAAAACTG GCCTCAGCATTCGAAGCTCCCAAGAGGAGGAGCCTGTGGATCCACAGCTGATGCGCTTGGACAACATGCTTCTGGCAGAGGGTGTGGCTGGGCCTGAGAAAGGGGGTGGCTCAGCGGCTGCAGCGGCAGCAGCTGCAGCCTCCGGGGGCGGAGTGTCCCCTGACAACTCCATCGAACACTCGGACTATCGCAGCAAACTTGCCCAGATCCGCCACATTTACCACTCGGAGCTGGAGAAATACGAGCAG GCGTGTAACGAGTTCACAACCCACGTCATGAACCTGCTGAGGGAGCAGAGCCGCACGCGGCCCGTGGCACCCAAGGAGATGGAGCGCATGGTGAGCATCATCCACCGGAAGTTCAGCGCCATCCAGATGCAACTCAAGCAGAGCACCTGCGAGGCCGTCATGATCCTACGTTCCCGCTTCCTGGACGCCAG ACGGAAACGCCGTAACTTCAGCAAACAGGCCACGGAGGTTCTGAATGAATATTTCTACTCCCACCTGAGTAACCCATACCCTAGTGAGGAGGCTAAGGAGGAGCTTGCCAAGAAGTGCGGAATCACTGTCTCTCAG GTCTCCAACTGGTTTGGCAACAAGCGGATTCGCTATAAGAAAAACATAGGAAAGTTCCAAGAGGAGGCAAACATCTATGCCGTCAAGACCGCCGTGTCGGTCACCCAGGGAGGCCACAGCCGCACCAGCTCCCCGACACCCCCTTCCTCCGCAG GCTCTGGTGGCTCTTTCAATCTCTCAGGATCCGGTGACATGTTTCTGGGGATGCCCGGGCTCAACGGAGATTCCTACTCTGCCtcccag GTGGAATCACTCCGACACTCAATGGGGCCAGGGGGCTACGGGGATAACCTCGGGGGAGGCCAGATGTATAGCCCTCGGGAAATGAGG gCAAATGGCGGCTGGCAGGAGGCTGTGACCCCGTCCTCAGTGACATCCCCGACAGAGGGACCAGGGAGCGTTCATTCGGACACTTCCAACTGA
- the PBX2 gene encoding pre-B-cell leukemia transcription factor 2 isoform X2: protein MDERLLGPPPPGGGRGALGLVGGEPGGPGEPPGGGDPGGGSGGVPGGRGKQDIGDILQQIMTITDQSLDEAQAKKHALNCHRMKPALFSVLCEIKEKTGLSIRSSQEEEPVDPQLMRLDNMLLAEGVAGPEKGGGSAAAAAAAAASGGGVSPDNSIEHSDYRSKLAQIRHIYHSELEKYEQACNEFTTHVMNLLREQSRTRPVAPKEMERMVSIIHRKFSAIQMQLKQSTCEAVMILRSRFLDARRKRRNFSKQATEVLNEYFYSHLSNPYPSEEAKEELAKKCGITVSQVSNWFGNKRIRYKKNIGKFQEEANIYAVKTAVSVTQGGHSRTSSPTPPSSAGGITPTLNGARGLRG from the exons ATGGACGAGCGGCTGCTGGGGCCGCCCCCTCCAGGCGGGGGCCGGGGGGCCCTTGGATTGGTGGGTGGGGAGCCTGGGGGCCCTGGCGAACCTCCCGGTGGCGGAGACCCCGGTGGGGGTAGCGGGGGGGTCCCGGGAGGCCGAGGGAAGCAAGACATCGGGGACATTCTGCAGCAGATAATGACCATCACCGACCAGAGCCTGGATGAGGCCCAGGCCAA GAAACACGCCCTAAACTGCCACCGCATGAAGCCTGCTCTCTTTAGCGTCCTGTGTGAAATCAAGGAGAAAACTG GCCTCAGCATTCGAAGCTCCCAAGAGGAGGAGCCTGTGGATCCACAGCTGATGCGCTTGGACAACATGCTTCTGGCAGAGGGTGTGGCTGGGCCTGAGAAAGGGGGTGGCTCAGCGGCTGCAGCGGCAGCAGCTGCAGCCTCCGGGGGCGGAGTGTCCCCTGACAACTCCATCGAACACTCGGACTATCGCAGCAAACTTGCCCAGATCCGCCACATTTACCACTCGGAGCTGGAGAAATACGAGCAG GCGTGTAACGAGTTCACAACCCACGTCATGAACCTGCTGAGGGAGCAGAGCCGCACGCGGCCCGTGGCACCCAAGGAGATGGAGCGCATGGTGAGCATCATCCACCGGAAGTTCAGCGCCATCCAGATGCAACTCAAGCAGAGCACCTGCGAGGCCGTCATGATCCTACGTTCCCGCTTCCTGGACGCCAG ACGGAAACGCCGTAACTTCAGCAAACAGGCCACGGAGGTTCTGAATGAATATTTCTACTCCCACCTGAGTAACCCATACCCTAGTGAGGAGGCTAAGGAGGAGCTTGCCAAGAAGTGCGGAATCACTGTCTCTCAG GTCTCCAACTGGTTTGGCAACAAGCGGATTCGCTATAAGAAAAACATAGGAAAGTTCCAAGAGGAGGCAAACATCTATGCCGTCAAGACCGCCGTGTCGGTCACCCAGGGAGGCCACAGCCGCACCAGCTCCCCGACACCCCCTTCCTCCGCAG GTGGAATCACTCCGACACTCAATGGGGCCAGGGGGCTACGGGGATAA
- the GPSM3 gene encoding G-protein-signaling modulator 3 has product MEAERPQEEEDGEQHQGPHQDEHGWPPASSSTRPWRSAPPSPPPPGTRPTALGPRSASLLSLQTELLLDLVAEAQSRRLEEQRATFHPPKNPLSLGRALPRPLEDREQLYSTILSHQCQRMEAQRSEPPLPPGGQELLELLLRVQGGGRMEEQRSRPPTHTC; this is encoded by the exons ATGGAGGCTGAGAGACCCCAGGAAGAAGAGGATGGTGAGCAG catcagggtccccATCAGGATGAGCATGGCTGGCCCCCCGCGAGCTCCAGCACTCGGCCTTGGAGGTCTGCCCCtccgtcccctcctcctccagggactcgcCCTACAG ccctggggcccCGCTCGGCCTCCCTGCTCTCCCTGCAGACCGAGCTCCTTCTGgacctggtggcagaggcccaGTCCCGCCGCCTAGAGGAGCAGAGAGCCACCTTCCATCCCCCCAAGAACCCCCTAAGCCTAGGTCGAGCCCTGCCCCGGCCTCTTGAGGACAGAGAACAGCTCTACAGCACCATCCTCAGTCACCAG TGCCAGCGGATGGAAGCCCAGCGGTCAGAGCCTCCCCTACCCCCAGGGGGGCAGGAGCTCCTGGAGTTGCTGCTGAGAGTTCAGGGTGGGGGTCGAATGGAGGAGCAAAGGTCCcggccccccacacacacctgctGA